One region of Cognatishimia sp. WU-CL00825 genomic DNA includes:
- a CDS encoding SulP family inorganic anion transporter, with protein MDTRQLTANFSLRRPWYGEVNRATLKDDAVAGLTNAAIVLPQGVAFAVIAGLPPEYGLFTAMITPVIAAIWGTSMIMVSGPTTAISAVMFATLSQMAPAGTPIYIHMALTLTIMVGLFQLLAGVFRLGGLISFISHSVMVGFTTAAALLIGASQIGGALGIQTEGGGGVVERIWQVAEHLEGFNPVALLIAGGTLATIVIVQKINRKLPAYLFALAVGAGLGEILDARTSGIAMFESLPSVIPSLSIPETSISQVVSLLPSAVSIAFIGLLEAISIGRAFAMRRHERYDSNQEIIGQGLSNAVAGFFQAYAGSGSFTRSALNAEGGAKTPMSAIFAAGFLLIMLLVLAPFVDRIPKPAMAGIIIFVAWRLINFAEIRHLIANSRSETLILLLTFVTGVATELENAIFVGVVASLAVFLHRSARPHVAVLAPVMYHGRRLMRGVPFHNLEQCPQVLVQRLEGPLFFGSVEHIEREFRRYETAYPERDYKVLALKGLGKIDLSGVDLLMAEALRARKNGGDFHLVVAYMETVRALDEMGLFDVLGRDHIHPTKAEAIAAVVAQVRDSICRDCTIRAFSECGAKPAPQGADKQKPPPEIEQIYRF; from the coding sequence ATGGATACCCGCCAACTCACCGCTAATTTCAGTCTGAGACGCCCCTGGTATGGGGAAGTAAATCGCGCCACGTTGAAAGACGATGCGGTTGCAGGGCTGACCAATGCCGCAATCGTTTTGCCCCAAGGCGTGGCCTTTGCCGTTATTGCCGGTCTGCCGCCGGAATACGGATTGTTCACGGCGATGATCACCCCGGTTATCGCGGCCATTTGGGGCACCTCAATGATCATGGTGTCGGGGCCGACGACGGCGATTTCCGCGGTCATGTTTGCGACCCTGTCTCAGATGGCCCCTGCCGGAACACCGATCTACATTCACATGGCATTGACCCTTACCATCATGGTCGGGCTGTTTCAGTTGCTCGCGGGTGTCTTTCGGCTTGGCGGTCTGATTTCTTTCATTTCCCATTCCGTCATGGTCGGGTTTACAACGGCCGCAGCACTGTTGATCGGTGCCTCACAGATCGGTGGCGCGCTTGGTATCCAAACCGAAGGGGGTGGTGGTGTCGTCGAGCGCATATGGCAAGTGGCCGAGCACTTGGAGGGCTTCAATCCTGTCGCCTTGCTGATCGCGGGGGGAACGCTTGCGACGATTGTCATAGTCCAGAAAATCAACCGCAAACTCCCGGCCTACCTTTTTGCGCTGGCTGTTGGGGCGGGCTTGGGTGAAATCCTGGACGCGCGCACCTCTGGCATTGCGATGTTTGAGAGCCTGCCTTCGGTGATCCCAAGCCTGAGCATACCGGAAACGTCTATTTCTCAAGTTGTTTCGCTGCTTCCGAGTGCGGTTTCCATTGCGTTCATCGGTCTACTGGAAGCCATCAGCATCGGACGTGCATTCGCAATGCGGCGACACGAGCGATATGATTCAAACCAGGAGATTATCGGCCAGGGGCTGTCCAATGCCGTGGCCGGTTTTTTTCAGGCCTATGCCGGGTCCGGATCGTTCACACGGTCTGCCTTGAACGCGGAAGGTGGTGCAAAAACTCCGATGTCTGCCATCTTTGCGGCGGGCTTTTTGTTGATCATGTTGCTCGTGTTGGCGCCTTTTGTGGACCGGATTCCCAAGCCTGCGATGGCCGGGATCATCATCTTTGTCGCGTGGCGTTTGATCAATTTCGCGGAAATCAGGCACCTGATTGCGAACAGTCGAAGCGAAACGCTAATCCTGCTGCTGACCTTTGTAACCGGGGTCGCTACCGAACTTGAAAATGCGATTTTTGTCGGCGTGGTTGCTTCGCTTGCTGTCTTCTTGCACCGTAGCGCCCGCCCGCATGTCGCGGTGCTTGCGCCGGTCATGTACCATGGTCGCCGTTTGATGCGCGGCGTGCCATTTCATAATCTCGAGCAGTGTCCGCAAGTCCTTGTGCAGCGGCTGGAAGGCCCTTTGTTCTTTGGCTCGGTCGAGCATATTGAACGTGAATTCCGCAGATATGAAACGGCCTATCCAGAGCGAGATTACAAGGTCCTCGCTTTGAAAGGGCTGGGCAAGATTGACTTGTCGGGTGTGGATTTGCTGATGGCAGAGGCTCTGCGCGCACGCAAGAACGGCGGGGATTTTCACCTTGTCGTCGCGTACATGGAGACAGTGCGCGCTTTGGACGAGATGGGTCTTTTTGACGTGTTGGGCCGTGACCATATCCACCCAACCAAGGCCGAAGCCATCGCCGCAGTCGTCGCACAAGTGCGCGACAGTATTTGCCGGGACTGTACAATCCGGGCCTTTTCCGAATGCGGTGCCAAGCCTGCACCACAGGGGGCCGACAAACAGAAACCGCCCCCCGAAATTGAACAGATTTATCGGTTTTAG
- the tkt gene encoding transketolase, with amino-acid sequence MSEPEKAQLSSSQLRVQANVIRGLAIDAVEEAGHGHPGAAMGMADIAAVLYAKHLRFDGANPDWHDRDRVILSNGHASIFLYSLLYLTGVPGVELDDIKAFRKAGSKTPGHPEVGHTPGVEVTTGPLGQGLGMSVGMALAERRLRDEFGADVCSHRTWVFAGDGCLMEGVGQEAASLAGHLKLGHLNVLYDMNSITIDGSTDLSFSEDTAAKFKALGWHVVTACGHTHDEIDDALAAAIVETTRPSIILFRTTIGFGAPTKSGTSGVHGSKLGSDEAAAAKAALNLPAAKFEIPDDHLATWRAFGTRNDAEHNAWRNRLAQLSKDTAASYDRRMSGQLPDDLGQLAQDTKAEWAQSKPKVATRKASQMALQVLTTHLPEMIGGSADLSGSNLTKTTAMSTVFSAEGSGRYVNYGVREFAMAAAMNGIAMHGGFVPYGGTFLVFSDYMRNAIRLSALMQARVIYVMTHDSIGLGEDGPTHQPVEHLASLRAIPGLHVFRPADTIETLEAYETALTLNAPSLFALSRQGTPALRTEATAENMVSRGGYLIRKPSGKRDLTILATGTEVAIALDAAEQLARESFEVAVVSLACWSLFDAQPKAYRDEILGDAPRLAVEAASSFGWTRYVESEDHVISVDRFGASASAETLYEEFGITAQAISEKCLRLLNNHRAQKSVQRQTGELA; translated from the coding sequence ATGAGCGAACCAGAAAAAGCCCAGTTGAGTTCCAGTCAGCTGCGAGTACAAGCAAATGTCATTCGTGGGTTGGCGATTGATGCCGTGGAAGAGGCCGGGCACGGCCATCCCGGTGCTGCCATGGGAATGGCCGACATCGCGGCCGTTCTTTATGCGAAACATCTGCGGTTTGACGGGGCCAATCCGGATTGGCACGATCGCGACCGGGTCATTCTGTCAAACGGACATGCGTCTATTTTTCTCTACTCGCTGCTCTACCTGACAGGGGTGCCGGGAGTCGAACTCGATGATATAAAAGCCTTTCGCAAAGCCGGATCCAAGACGCCGGGGCACCCGGAAGTAGGACATACGCCTGGTGTGGAAGTCACAACCGGTCCGCTGGGACAGGGGCTTGGGATGTCGGTCGGAATGGCGCTGGCTGAACGTCGTTTGCGCGACGAGTTTGGCGCCGACGTCTGTTCGCACCGAACCTGGGTTTTTGCCGGGGATGGTTGCCTGATGGAAGGCGTAGGTCAGGAAGCGGCATCTCTGGCCGGGCATCTGAAGCTGGGGCATTTGAACGTACTTTACGACATGAACAGCATCACCATCGACGGCAGTACTGATTTGTCCTTTTCCGAGGATACAGCGGCAAAATTCAAAGCACTCGGGTGGCATGTTGTGACGGCCTGTGGTCACACACATGATGAAATTGATGATGCCCTGGCTGCCGCTATCGTAGAAACGACGCGCCCCTCGATCATCTTGTTTCGGACAACCATTGGCTTTGGCGCGCCGACAAAATCCGGTACATCGGGCGTGCATGGATCAAAGCTTGGGTCAGATGAGGCGGCTGCGGCAAAAGCGGCTTTGAATCTTCCTGCTGCGAAATTTGAAATACCGGATGATCATTTGGCGACCTGGCGCGCCTTTGGCACCAGAAATGATGCCGAACACAATGCGTGGCGCAACAGGTTGGCGCAATTGTCAAAGGATACAGCGGCGTCTTATGACCGACGGATGTCGGGGCAGTTGCCGGACGATCTGGGTCAGCTGGCCCAAGACACAAAGGCAGAATGGGCGCAATCAAAACCCAAAGTCGCCACGCGCAAAGCGAGCCAAATGGCGCTGCAAGTCCTGACCACACATTTGCCCGAGATGATTGGCGGGTCAGCCGACCTTTCCGGATCGAACCTGACAAAAACGACCGCGATGTCGACCGTGTTCAGCGCAGAGGGATCAGGGCGTTACGTCAACTATGGCGTCAGAGAGTTTGCCATGGCCGCAGCAATGAATGGCATCGCCATGCACGGCGGATTTGTGCCCTATGGCGGCACGTTTCTGGTCTTTTCCGACTACATGCGCAACGCGATCCGTCTCTCTGCCTTGATGCAGGCGCGGGTCATTTACGTCATGACGCATGACTCGATTGGATTGGGTGAAGATGGTCCAACGCACCAACCCGTTGAGCACCTTGCCAGTCTGCGTGCCATCCCCGGACTTCACGTGTTTCGGCCGGCAGACACCATCGAAACGCTAGAGGCATATGAGACGGCGTTGACGCTGAATGCACCGTCGCTTTTCGCGTTGTCGCGTCAAGGCACGCCAGCATTGCGCACCGAAGCTACCGCAGAAAACATGGTTTCCAGGGGCGGTTATCTCATTCGCAAACCGAGCGGAAAACGCGACCTTACAATTCTGGCGACCGGCACAGAAGTCGCCATCGCGCTGGATGCGGCAGAACAACTCGCCAGGGAATCCTTCGAGGTTGCGGTCGTATCGCTCGCCTGTTGGTCCTTGTTTGATGCGCAACCCAAAGCCTATCGCGATGAAATCCTGGGCGACGCGCCAAGGCTGGCCGTCGAGGCCGCGAGTTCTTTCGGTTGGACACGTTATGTGGAAAGCGAAGATCACGTCATCAGCGTGGATCGCTTCGGTGCCTCGGCAAGCGCAGAAACCCTTTACGAAGAATTTGGTATCACGGCGCAGGCCATTTCGGAGAAATGCCTGCGCCTTCTGAACAATCATCGCGCACAGAAATCTGTGCAGCGTCAAACGGGAGAGCTCGCATGA
- the tal gene encoding transaldolase — MKSALEQLQEMTVIVADTGDASLVKQHKPQDCTTNPSLVLAALSADDAQGLIASEVATAKSRGMDVATLCRTLTVAIGANLTTLVPGRVSTEVDARLSFDVEGSIRQANEIVEDYANRGVGSDRILIKLASTWEGIRAAEQLQKAGIDCNLTLLFAMEQAKACADAGVFLISPFVGRITDWYKKTTGVEDYLPEEDPGVKSVRGIHEYYKSHGINTIVMGASFRNIDQIKSLAGCDRLTISPKLLAELGKDTNPVPRMLNELSASTEGNKTVLRESDFRWGMNQSAMATEKLSEGIRNFNADHQKLLGLLAQKI; from the coding sequence ATGAAAAGCGCATTGGAACAACTGCAAGAAATGACGGTCATCGTGGCGGATACGGGTGACGCTTCGCTCGTGAAACAACACAAGCCACAGGATTGTACGACAAACCCGTCATTGGTGCTGGCGGCGTTGAGCGCAGATGACGCACAGGGCCTCATTGCCTCCGAAGTCGCGACGGCCAAGAGCCGGGGAATGGATGTGGCGACCCTGTGCAGGACGTTGACCGTTGCCATTGGTGCAAATCTCACAACATTGGTTCCAGGCAGGGTTTCAACCGAGGTGGATGCACGGCTATCGTTTGATGTCGAAGGCTCCATTCGTCAAGCAAATGAGATCGTTGAAGACTATGCAAACCGCGGCGTCGGCAGCGACCGCATCCTGATAAAGCTGGCGTCGACGTGGGAAGGCATTCGCGCCGCAGAGCAGTTGCAGAAAGCCGGAATTGACTGCAATCTCACGCTTCTTTTTGCCATGGAGCAGGCTAAGGCTTGCGCGGATGCAGGTGTTTTCCTGATCTCGCCCTTTGTCGGTCGGATCACCGATTGGTACAAAAAGACAACCGGGGTTGAAGACTATCTGCCTGAGGAAGACCCGGGCGTTAAGTCTGTTCGGGGGATCCATGAGTATTACAAATCACACGGAATCAACACGATTGTCATGGGGGCATCTTTTCGCAACATCGATCAGATCAAGTCTCTGGCAGGCTGTGATCGTCTGACCATTTCACCCAAATTGCTTGCGGAGCTTGGAAAAGACACGAACCCGGTCCCGAGGATGTTGAACGAGCTGTCAGCTTCGACAGAAGGAAACAAGACGGTTTTGCGCGAATCTGACTTCCGCTGGGGCATGAACCAAAGCGCGATGGCGACCGAGAAACTGTCCGAGGGCATTCGCAATTTCAATGCTGATCATCAAAAGCTTCTTGGGTTGCTCGCACAAAAAATTTAG
- a CDS encoding SDR family oxidoreductase, translating to MAGYFSKKIAVITGGASGIGLATAEALIAEGAMVVLVDRDEAALKKETDRLGGRALAQVTDLLDPDNCAAMVPEILGKTGQIDILHCNAGSYIGGDLIEATSTAIDRMLNLNINAVIKNVHDVIPHMTERGAGDIIATCSVAGHAAIGWEPVYSASKWSMTSFVQIMRRQLSQKGIRVGQVSPGPVVSALLADWPEENLKKARENGSLIESSDVAEAIVFMLSRPRNITIRDIVVLPTNFDI from the coding sequence ATGGCCGGATATTTTTCTAAAAAGATCGCAGTAATCACTGGTGGGGCTTCGGGAATCGGCCTGGCAACCGCCGAGGCGCTGATTGCGGAAGGCGCGATGGTTGTGCTGGTAGATCGTGATGAGGCCGCATTAAAAAAGGAAACCGACCGACTGGGCGGACGGGCGTTGGCGCAAGTGACGGATCTGCTTGATCCCGACAACTGCGCTGCCATGGTGCCTGAAATTCTGGGAAAGACCGGCCAGATTGACATCCTTCACTGCAACGCAGGAAGCTATATCGGCGGGGATTTGATTGAAGCAACATCAACTGCGATCGACCGGATGTTGAACCTCAATATCAATGCTGTGATCAAGAATGTGCATGACGTGATCCCGCATATGACGGAACGTGGTGCGGGCGATATCATTGCCACTTGCTCTGTCGCCGGGCACGCTGCCATCGGGTGGGAGCCAGTCTATTCGGCGTCCAAATGGTCGATGACCAGTTTTGTACAGATCATGCGACGTCAATTGTCCCAAAAGGGGATCAGGGTCGGTCAGGTTTCCCCCGGTCCGGTGGTGTCGGCGTTGCTGGCCGACTGGCCGGAAGAAAACCTGAAAAAGGCACGCGAAAACGGTAGTCTTATCGAATCGTCCGATGTGGCAGAGGCAATAGTCTTCATGCTGTCGAGGCCACGCAACATCACCATTCGCGACATAGTGGTTTTGCCCACGAATTTTGACATCTGA
- a CDS encoding LysR family transcriptional regulator, with translation MLIDNIRLFLTITEKGSLVAAGREAGLSATTVSERLAALEAHYGVVLFNRTTRKLSLTDEGRTLLSGAKLVLGEIEDLETRIRHGADTLSGPIKVSAPIDIGRCIVSEVISRFTTENPAISIELLLSDGYVDIVGQGFDLALRFGTITDSTLRLRNLGHFRRIVCASPSYIDAHGAPQKPADLAQHNCLIMRFGTTLDNVWRFGTDKKPQTVTVRGNKTVNDGSLVRQWALEGCGIILKSELDVAPDLESGRLVALLEGYAPPANPLQMMFPPGRAQPRRVRALATAIGNAMIARET, from the coding sequence ATGTTGATCGATAACATCCGCTTGTTCCTGACCATCACCGAGAAGGGCAGCCTTGTCGCCGCCGGGCGCGAGGCCGGGCTGTCCGCCACCACGGTCTCGGAGCGACTGGCCGCCCTCGAGGCGCATTACGGTGTTGTGCTGTTCAACCGAACGACGCGCAAACTCAGCCTGACCGATGAGGGGCGCACACTGTTGAGCGGGGCGAAGCTGGTGCTGGGAGAAATCGAAGATCTAGAAACGCGTATCCGCCACGGGGCCGATACCCTTTCGGGGCCAATCAAGGTCAGTGCACCAATCGACATTGGCCGCTGTATCGTGTCGGAGGTCATCTCACGCTTTACGACCGAAAACCCCGCGATTTCAATCGAGTTGCTTTTGTCGGACGGCTATGTGGATATCGTCGGGCAAGGGTTTGATCTGGCGTTGCGGTTTGGCACGATCACCGATAGCACGTTGCGATTGCGAAATCTGGGCCATTTCCGACGGATTGTCTGCGCGTCACCTAGCTACATCGATGCGCATGGCGCGCCGCAAAAGCCGGCCGATCTGGCCCAGCACAACTGCCTGATCATGCGGTTCGGGACGACCCTGGACAATGTCTGGCGCTTTGGAACCGACAAAAAACCGCAAACCGTGACCGTGCGCGGCAACAAGACGGTCAACGACGGCTCTTTGGTACGGCAATGGGCCTTGGAAGGGTGTGGCATCATTCTGAAATCGGAACTCGACGTGGCTCCTGATCTTGAGTCCGGAAGACTTGTCGCCCTCCTGGAAGGCTATGCACCGCCGGCCAATCCGCTCCAGATGATGTTCCCGCCCGGTCGTGCCCAGCCGCGGCGTGTCCGGGCGTTGGCAACCGCAATTGGCAATGCGATGATTGCACGGGAAACGTAG
- a CDS encoding putative quinol monooxygenase: protein MSKLTIVANIHANADKIDLVKAELQKLVPITRAEEGCINYDLHQDNENPAHFMFYENWESRELWQTHMNAPHLAAYMAATDGAVAEFILNEMSHID from the coding sequence ATGTCCAAGCTTACAATCGTCGCCAATATTCACGCCAACGCCGACAAGATCGACCTGGTCAAAGCCGAGCTGCAGAAGCTGGTCCCGATCACTCGCGCCGAAGAGGGCTGCATCAACTACGATCTGCATCAGGATAACGAAAACCCTGCGCATTTCATGTTCTACGAAAACTGGGAAAGCCGTGAACTCTGGCAGACGCATATGAACGCGCCGCATCTGGCCGCTTACATGGCCGCCACCGATGGGGCTGTTGCGGAATTCATTCTCAACGAGATGTCCCATATCGACTGA
- a CDS encoding L-dopachrome tautomerase-related protein encodes MTPTKLLTSAIALSFAFVAQTSADTTADLITFAEISDTRPGNITVTPDNRVIITQQPLDGPTLRVVEVLEDGTKVPFPTQDWADGPEAGDVGIAGTIGIKSDANGIVWILDMGSADSAPKLVGWDTQADAFHKIIEIPSDVVTPISFLQDFALDEERGKIYIADMTFTAPAADLKPAFIVIDLETGTARRVLEASGTLMPSDEDVVIDGNLVGFKDADGNATPWHLSMNAITIDPTFDNVYFGTMNGRDIWRIPAAALADAALDDAALAGQITRYAEKGPNDGFIIDGQGRVFSGDVTRNAVTVSTPDSFEIFAQDDKLLRWADGFSFAPDGTMYIVANQLHTHPALNMGDDGSNHSYVILTAKP; translated from the coding sequence ATGACACCGACAAAACTGCTCACATCCGCAATTGCTTTGTCCTTCGCATTCGTCGCGCAAACATCTGCCGATACCACCGCTGACCTAATAACCTTTGCGGAAATCAGCGACACGCGCCCCGGCAACATCACCGTGACACCGGACAACCGCGTGATCATCACACAGCAGCCGCTGGATGGCCCCACTTTGCGCGTTGTCGAAGTTCTTGAAGACGGCACCAAGGTTCCGTTCCCGACGCAGGACTGGGCAGATGGCCCCGAAGCGGGCGACGTCGGTATTGCTGGCACCATCGGGATCAAATCGGATGCAAACGGCATCGTGTGGATCCTCGACATGGGTAGCGCGGACAGCGCACCGAAACTGGTTGGTTGGGATACACAGGCCGACGCGTTCCATAAGATCATTGAAATCCCGTCCGACGTCGTCACACCGATCTCTTTCCTTCAGGATTTCGCCCTCGATGAAGAGCGCGGCAAAATTTACATCGCCGACATGACTTTCACGGCACCAGCGGCCGACCTGAAGCCTGCGTTTATTGTGATCGACCTTGAAACCGGCACTGCACGCCGCGTTCTGGAAGCATCCGGGACACTGATGCCATCTGACGAGGATGTAGTCATCGATGGCAATCTGGTTGGCTTCAAAGACGCCGATGGCAACGCGACCCCCTGGCACCTGTCGATGAACGCGATCACAATCGACCCGACGTTCGATAACGTTTACTTCGGTACGATGAATGGCCGCGACATCTGGCGCATCCCCGCTGCCGCTTTGGCAGATGCGGCGCTGGACGATGCCGCGCTGGCGGGCCAGATAACCCGCTACGCCGAAAAAGGCCCGAACGACGGCTTTATCATCGACGGACAGGGCCGAGTGTTCTCCGGCGACGTCACCCGCAATGCCGTGACGGTGTCTACACCGGACAGCTTCGAAATCTTTGCGCAGGACGACAAGCTGCTGCGGTGGGCCGATGGCTTTTCCTTCGCACCGGATGGCACGATGTACATCGTCGCCAACCAGCTGCACACGCACCCCGCGTTGAACATGGGCGACGATGGCAGCAACCACAGCTATGTCATCCTGACCGCGAAACCCTGA
- a CDS encoding zinc-binding alcohol dehydrogenase family protein has product MKAIGYTTNGAIDRADALIDLEIEQPTAKGHDILVKVAAVSVNPVDTKVRQNRPAEGDTPVILGWDGVGEVVEIGGKVSQFKTGDQVWFAGAINRSGTNAEYHLVDARIVGHAPKTIETSAAAALPLTTLTAQEMIFDRLKVTDPVPGAANAIVIIGGAGGVGSIAIQLLRQQTDLTIIATASRAETQDWVKELGAHHIVDHSKPLPEQIAALNIGAPAFVFSTNYSETYVSQIAEFIAPQGRFGLIDDPKGFDIMPFKGKAVSIHWELMFTRSLFTTDDIARQGEILDTVAGLIDAGKVRSTATVSFGTINAENLKRAHALIESGKAKGKIVLEGF; this is encoded by the coding sequence ATGAAAGCCATCGGCTATACCACCAACGGCGCCATTGATCGCGCCGACGCCCTGATCGACCTTGAGATCGAACAACCGACCGCAAAAGGCCACGACATCCTAGTCAAGGTTGCGGCGGTGTCGGTCAACCCCGTCGACACGAAGGTTCGCCAGAACCGCCCTGCAGAAGGCGACACGCCCGTGATCCTCGGCTGGGATGGCGTGGGTGAGGTTGTTGAAATTGGCGGCAAGGTCAGCCAGTTCAAAACCGGCGACCAGGTCTGGTTCGCGGGCGCGATCAACCGCTCCGGCACCAATGCCGAATATCACCTCGTCGATGCCCGTATCGTCGGGCACGCGCCAAAGACAATCGAAACCTCTGCCGCCGCCGCGCTGCCGCTGACCACGCTCACCGCGCAGGAGATGATTTTTGACCGCCTGAAGGTTACCGATCCGGTGCCAGGTGCTGCGAATGCCATTGTGATCATTGGCGGCGCGGGAGGCGTTGGATCCATCGCGATCCAGCTTTTGCGCCAGCAGACGGACCTGACGATCATCGCGACAGCCTCGCGTGCCGAAACCCAGGACTGGGTCAAGGAACTGGGTGCGCACCACATAGTAGACCATTCCAAACCGCTGCCCGAACAGATTGCCGCGCTAAACATAGGCGCACCTGCCTTCGTGTTCTCGACCAACTATTCTGAAACCTATGTATCGCAGATCGCCGAATTCATCGCGCCGCAGGGCCGCTTTGGCCTGATTGACGACCCCAAGGGCTTTGACATCATGCCGTTCAAGGGCAAAGCCGTGTCGATCCACTGGGAGTTGATGTTTACCCGCTCGCTGTTCACTACCGACGACATCGCGCGTCAGGGTGAAATCCTCGATACCGTGGCTGGCCTGATCGACGCAGGCAAAGTGCGCTCTACCGCGACCGTGAGCTTCGGTACAATCAATGCCGAAAACCTGAAGCGCGCCCATGCACTGATCGAAAGTGGCAAGGCAAAGGGCAAGATCGTACTGGAAGGCTTCTGA
- a CDS encoding glyoxalase, whose product MGLHTGPRPNFPFPGAWLYAGDAAVIHLVGHGGDPADGSEVKLKLEHFALTATGKADFEAKLSHRAVSHQRFELDEIGVVQFHLRSPDGNHVYIDFISQE is encoded by the coding sequence TTGGGCCTGCACACCGGCCCGCGCCCGAACTTTCCATTCCCGGGCGCCTGGCTTTATGCTGGCGACGCCGCTGTCATCCATCTGGTCGGGCATGGCGGTGATCCGGCGGACGGTTCCGAGGTGAAACTCAAACTCGAACATTTCGCCCTGACCGCGACAGGCAAAGCAGATTTTGAGGCAAAATTGAGTCACAGAGCCGTTTCTCATCAGCGCTTCGAACTGGACGAGATCGGAGTTGTGCAGTTCCACCTCCGCAGTCCCGATGGCAATCACGTCTACATCGATTTCATTTCGCAAGAATGA
- a CDS encoding haloacid dehalogenase type II has protein sequence MSDALGQVKAIIFDVFGTVVDWRGSILRELEEVGQTHGIDANWSEFADKWRAGYNEGSRAFLLEKQPWKKADLLHWERLNLLKANYGLDRLSEAELRHLNKAWHRLTPWKDSVKGLTRLKQKYMIGTLSNGDNGLLVHMAKNAGLPWDVIMGAENFGSYKPDPKVYLGAVDLLGYETHEVMVAACHLSDLYNARKNGLRAGFIVRPDEFGDSDREPDLVGDERIDVHATDFIDFAEKMGA, from the coding sequence ATGAGTGATGCACTCGGCCAAGTAAAAGCCATAATCTTTGATGTCTTCGGCACTGTCGTGGATTGGCGAGGCTCTATCCTGCGTGAACTCGAAGAGGTCGGCCAGACCCATGGCATTGATGCCAACTGGTCAGAATTCGCAGACAAGTGGCGCGCCGGCTACAACGAGGGCTCGCGGGCCTTTTTGCTGGAGAAACAACCGTGGAAAAAGGCGGACCTGCTGCATTGGGAACGCTTGAACCTGCTGAAAGCAAACTATGGTCTGGATCGACTGTCCGAAGCCGAATTGCGCCATTTGAACAAAGCCTGGCACCGACTTACCCCTTGGAAGGATAGTGTTAAAGGGCTGACCCGTCTTAAGCAAAAATATATGATTGGTACGCTGTCCAACGGCGACAACGGCCTCTTGGTGCATATGGCAAAAAACGCCGGCTTGCCGTGGGATGTTATTATGGGTGCCGAAAATTTTGGGTCTTACAAACCAGATCCAAAAGTCTACTTGGGCGCTGTTGATCTCCTTGGATATGAAACACATGAGGTCATGGTTGCTGCTTGCCATCTCTCTGATCTTTATAACGCACGTAAAAACGGTCTGCGGGCGGGTTTCATCGTACGCCCAGATGAATTCGGCGACAGCGACCGTGAACCCGATCTGGTGGGTGATGAGCGTATCGATGTTCATGCCACTGACTTCATCGATTTTGCAGAAAAGATGGGCGCGTGA
- a CDS encoding SDR family oxidoreductase: MAVIYDDFRGSHVIVTGAAAGIGRAIAIAYAQQGAIVTAIDINEAGLAETAEQAEGYVVSQPCDVTDLGGLRNVADAAISAHGPVKVLVNNAGVDRRIAFDQLSAEDWQRMMALNLDHYAVLSSAVSEQMDTASGHAAIVNLSSSAWMKLAGNLAAYHAAKAGIIGLTRGLARDLGGKGVSVNAIAPGRVLTERVADDVDEAWYDETRQIQCVPDLIKPNDIAEAALWLGSSDARFVTGQTLIVDGGVV, from the coding sequence GTGGCTGTAATCTATGACGATTTCCGCGGCAGCCATGTGATTGTCACAGGCGCTGCGGCGGGCATTGGACGCGCGATTGCAATTGCCTATGCGCAACAAGGCGCAATAGTCACAGCGATTGACATCAATGAAGCAGGCTTGGCTGAGACAGCTGAGCAAGCCGAGGGGTACGTCGTCTCGCAGCCCTGTGACGTGACCGATTTAGGCGGGTTAAGAAACGTTGCGGATGCAGCGATCTCTGCCCATGGTCCCGTTAAAGTTCTGGTCAATAACGCAGGTGTGGATCGTCGGATCGCCTTTGATCAACTGTCCGCAGAAGACTGGCAGCGCATGATGGCGTTGAACCTTGATCACTACGCGGTTCTAAGCTCTGCGGTTTCAGAACAAATGGACACGGCATCCGGCCACGCTGCAATTGTGAACCTATCGTCTTCGGCTTGGATGAAACTGGCTGGAAACCTTGCCGCCTATCATGCTGCAAAAGCCGGGATCATCGGTTTGACACGTGGTTTGGCGCGTGATTTGGGCGGCAAAGGAGTATCGGTGAATGCGATTGCCCCTGGGCGCGTGCTGACGGAACGGGTCGCAGATGATGTGGATGAAGCATGGTATGACGAAACCCGTCAAATTCAATGTGTTCCAGACCTGATCAAGCCTAATGACATTGCCGAAGCTGCGCTTTGGCTTGGGTCTTCTGACGCGCGTTTCGTGACGGGGCAAACCCTGATCGTTGACGGCGGTGTTGTCTAA